From one Malus sylvestris chromosome 1, drMalSylv7.2, whole genome shotgun sequence genomic stretch:
- the LOC126627038 gene encoding uncharacterized protein LOC126627038, with amino-acid sequence MHVPSNPDLKKQTCEDVAKHKCSWLMSVAAAETKKETSVHGLRNLAESLGLSTGTCNDPAKTPASDSAEVVIIDDNEQVQPTLNIKRECLVPQPLPRPGDVCFSSGLLGPDGTNRYLGKWCKRRNKNGSAITQDPIPMS; translated from the exons ATGCATGTACCTTCAAATCCCGATTTGAAAAAACAAACCTGTGAGGATGTTGCTAAGCATAAGTGTTCTTGGTTAATGTCAGTGGCAGCTgctgaaacaaagaaagaaacttCAGTCCATGGGCTAAGGAATCTGGCGGAGTCGCTGGGTTTATCAACTGGTACATGTAATGATCCTGCCAAGACTCCAGCTTCTGATAGTGCTGAAGTTGTGATTATTGACGACAATGAACAAGTTCAACCGACGCTGAACATCAAAAGGGAATGTCTTGTTCCACAACCACTTCCCAGACCAG GGGATGTGTGTTTTTCTAGTGGCTTGCTCGGCCCTGATGGCACAAACAGGTATTTAGGTAAATGGTGCAAGCGGAGGAATAAGAATGGATCGGCAATAACGCAAGATCCAATACCTATGAGCTGA
- the LOC126627006 gene encoding uncharacterized protein LOC126627006, with amino-acid sequence MVHCGGGGDGFTKTICSLCCKDFDPVVEDLQVISICGHVFHELCLQESFGYYATKKRNSCPVCKQSCNLNDVVRVYFQWADPNLSQSQNQRSSVECEEVSEALRQEVRRLEAVALGLASDLELKEEELKLVKEELCQSKVQARIEVALKNEALKQRTSTQQQLQMKSEVN; translated from the exons ATGGTGCattgcggcggcggcggcgacgGCTTTACCAAAACCATTTGCTCACTCTGCTGCAAAGACTTCGATCCCGTTGTCGAGGACCTCCAAGTCATCTCAATCTGCGGCCATGTCTTCCACGAGCtctg TCTGCAAGAGTCGTTCGGGTACTATGCGACCAAAAAGAGGAACAGTTGCCCGGTTTGCAAACAGAGTTGCAACCTGAACGACGTCGTCCGGGTTTATTTTCAATGGGCGGATCCGAATCTCAGTCAGAGTCAGAATCAGAGGTCGAGTGTCGAATGCGAGGAAGTCTCCGAGGCGCTGCGGCAAGAGGTGAGGAGGTTGGAGGCCGTGGCGCTAGGGCTTGCTTCGGATTTGGAGCTCAAGGAGGAGGAGCTCAAATTGGTCAAAGAAGAG CTTTGTCAATCCAAGGTGCAGGCAAGGATAGAAGTTGCATTAAAGAATGAAGCCTTGAAACAGCGTACATCTACGCAACAGCAGCTTCAAATGAAATCTGAGGTAAACTAA